Proteins encoded within one genomic window of Camelina sativa cultivar DH55 chromosome 19, Cs, whole genome shotgun sequence:
- the LOC104767128 gene encoding G-type lectin S-receptor-like serine/threonine-protein kinase At2g19130 — translation MVSFFLTLSSFFFLCFFIHGSSAVDTISGNFNLSGDQTIISSGGTFEMGFFKPGASSNFYIGMWYKQLSQTILWVANRDKPVSDKFSSILKISDGNLILLDGNNQTPVWSTGLNSTSSSVSPLEAVLLDNGNLVLRSGGNDSSANVLWESFDHPGNTWLPGVKIRLDKRTGKSQRLTSWKSSEDPSPGLFSLELDESNAYKILWNGTNEYWSSGPWNPQSRIFDWVPEMRLNYIYNFSFVSNSTESYFTYSIYNHMNVSRFVMDVSGQIKQFSWLDANKEWNLFWSQPRQQCQVYKYCGSFGICTEKAEPFCRCPQGFRPQSQKDWDLEDYSAGCVRNTALQCSPGDVNQFFPIRNMKVANHSKVLTQTSLSICASTCQRDCSCKAYAHDEGSNQCLIWAKDVFNLQQLEEDNSDQGNTFYLRLAPSDIPNGSSSKSNKAIIFGAVIGALGVVVLVLLVVILVLRYRRRKRMRGEKGDGTLAAFSYRELQNATKNFSDKLGGGGFGSVFKGALPDSSDVAVKRLESISQGEKQFRTEVVTIGTIQHVNLVRLRGFCSEGNKKLLVYDYMPNGSLDSHLFFNQQVEEKIVLGWKLRFQIALGTARGLAYLHDECRDCIIHCDIKPENILLDSQFCPKVADFGLAKLVGRDFSRVLTTMRGTRGYLAPEWISGVAITAKADVYSYGMMLFELVSGRRNTEQSENENVRFFPSWAATILTKDGDIRSLLDPRLEGHDVVDIEELTRACRVACWCIQDEESHRPSMSQVVQILEGVLEVNVPPFPRSIQALVDTDEAVVFFTESSSSSSHNSSQKHSHSSSSTSSKKTTNENSSA, via the coding sequence atggtTTCGTTCTTCTTGaccctctcttctttcttcttcctctgcttcttcatcCATGGATCTTCCGCCGTCGACACAATCTCCGGCAACTTTAATCTCTCCGGCGACCAGACGATTATCTCCTCCGGTGGAACTTTCGAAATGGGTTTCTTTAAACCAGGTGCTTCGTCAAACTTCTACATAGGTATGTGGTATAAGCAACTCTCTCAAACCATCCTCTGGGTAGCCAATCGAGACAAACCAGTCTCCGACAAGTTCTCATCTATTCTCAAAATCTCCGACGGAAACTTGATCCTACTCGACGGTAATAACCAGACTCCGGTTTGGTCCACGGGTCTCAACTCcacctcttcctctgtttctccccTCGAAGCGGTTTTGCTCGACAACGGCAATCTTGTTCTCAGAAGCGGAGGCAACGACTCATCAGCCAACGTGTTGTGGGAAAGCTTCGATCACCCGGGTAACACGTGGCTCCCTGGAGTGAAGATCCGGTTGGACAAACGAACCGGGAAGAGCCAACGACTCACCTCATGGAAGAGTTCTGAAGATCCATCACCAGGTTTGTTCTCTCTCGAGCTAGACGAGTCCAATGCTTACAAAATCCTTTGGAACGGAACGAATGAGTACTGGTCAAGTGGTCCTTGGAACCCTCAGAGCAGGATCTTTGATTGGGTCCCCGAAATGAGACTCAATTACATCTACAACTTCAGTTTTGTCTCCAACTCCACGGAATCATACTTCACTTACTCCATCTATAACCACATGAACGTGTCCCGTTTCGTCATGGACGTGTCTGGACAGATCAAACAGTTCTCTTGGTTAGACGCAAACAAAGAATGGAACTTGTTCTGGTCTCAGCCTCGGCAACAATGTCAAGTCTACAAATATTGTGGCTCCTTTGGGATTTGCACCGAGAAGGCTGAGCCTTTTTGCCGATGCCCTCAAGGGTTTAGGCCCCAGTCTCAGAAAGATTGGGACTTGGAGGATTACTCTGCAGGCTGCGTTAGAAATACTGCGTTACAATGCTCTCCTGGAGACGTCAACCAGTTTTTTCCCATTCGAAATATGAAAGTAGCTAATCATTCAAAGGTATTGACGCAAACAAGTCTTAGTATTTGTGCCTCTACTTGCCAAAGGGATTGTTCTTGTAAGGCTTATGCACATGATGAAGGCTCGAACCAATGCTTGATTTGGGCTAAAGATGTCTTCAATCTTCAGCAACTCGAAGAAGATAACAGTGATCAGGGGAATACGTTTTATCTTAGGCTGGCTCCTTCTGATATTCCTAATGGTTCTTCCAGTAAGAGTAACAAAGCGATTATATTTGGCGCGGTTATTGGCGCGTTAGGAGTAGTAGTCCTGGTTCTGTTGGTGGTAATCTTAGTCTTAAGGTACCGTAGAaggaagagaatgagaggaGAGAAGGGTGATGGTACATTGGCTGCGTTTAGCTATAGAGAACTACAGAATGCGACCAAGAATTTCTCAGACAAGTTAGGAGGAGGAGGTTTTGGTTCGGTGTTCAAAGGTGCTTTACCGGATTCTAGTGACGTAGCTGTGAAGAGGCTTGAGAGTATTAGCCAAGGGGAGAAGCAGTTTAGGACGGAAGTAGTGACAATAGGAACAATCCAACACGTTAATCTAGTGAGGCTTCGTGGGTTTTGCTCCGAAGGAAACAAGAAACTGCTGGTTTATGATTACATGCCTAACGGTTCTTTGGATTCTCATCTCTTCTTTAATCAACAAGTTGAAGAAAAGATCGTCCTCGGGTGGAAACTACGGTTCCAAATCGCGTTAGGGACAGCTAGAGGGTTAGCTTATCTACACGATGAATGTAGAGACTGTATCATTCACTGCGatataaaaccagaaaacattTTGTTAGACTCACAGTTTTGTCCCAAAGTTGCTGACTTCGGTTTGGCTAAACTCGTGGGACGAGATTTTAGCAGGGTTTTGACGACAATGAGAGGCACAAGAGGCTATCTTGCACCAGAATGGATCTCGGGGGTTGCGATAACAGCTAAAGCCGATGTTTACAGCTACGGGATGATGCTATTCGAGCTTGTTTCCGGGAGAAGAAACACGGAGCAATCAGAGAACGAGAATGTGAGATTCTTTCCGAGTTGGGCAGCGACTATACTTACCAAAGATGGAGACATCAGGTCGCTGCTTGACCCTAGACTAGAGGGTCATGATGTCGTGGATATAGAGGAGCTCACGAGAGCTTGTAGAGTGGCGTGTTGGTGCATACAAGACGAAGAGAGTCATAGGCCATCGATGAGTCAAGTTGTTCAGATTCTTGAAGGTGTCTTGGAAGTGAATGTGCCGCCTTTCCCAAGATCAATTCAAGCTTTAGTCGATACAGATGAAGCTGTGGTCTTCTTTACCgagtcatcatcttcttcaagcCATAATTCTTCACAGAAACACAGCCATtcgtcttcttctacttcttccaaGAAAACGACCAACGAGAACTCTTCCGCTTAG